GAAAGCGTTAACATCTTCAGATTTAACTCCATCAAAAATTGAAGAATTAGCTGAAACAATAAACTCTTTTAAATTATTTATCACTAAGCTTGGAAGTTTAACTTCTTTCCGCCATTCTACAGAGTCTTTCCCTAAAAACTTGAAAAGCACTTTCCCATTAGGTTTTATTTTAATATGTTCAGGTCTAAGAGTTGTTGCCCCAACAGTATCAGCTTCATCTTCATCTTTTTCATCTCCAACCCTAAATTTTAATGCATCAATTAAATAGCATACTGTAGCTATTTTTCTTTGTTTAATATCTTCACTTGTTAAATTTCTCCATATATGCTTCCGAATTTCAGAAATTTTTTCATCAAGCGAATTAGCTTTATCAAATTTCTCTTTTTCTCTAGCTTGTTTTAAAGGTGAAGAATCTGAAAGCCACACGTATTTCATTTTCCCAGTTAATTTATCTCGCCATTTAGCAATCCACATTGATTCAGGATCCCAAACTATTTCTTTCCAGTTTCCTTCAGGAATAGGCGCGTTAGGAGAAAGATTCAAAGTTATGTCTTCTTGTTTCGGTCCAGGTTTCCATCTTCCTCTAAGCGGGTGTTTCCCTCTACCCACAAATATTGAAGAAGGTTCCACTGTGTAATTTCCAATTTCAACGCGTTCCCCATCAACTATTGCATAACCATATTTAGCTTTATTAGCTTCTCTAATTAATTTTCTTTGTTCAGCAAGTTTTTTTCGCTCTTCTTTACTTAAAGATTCTTTAACCTTTTTTTCAGATTCAACATAAGCTATTATTTCAGAGAAGTCAAAGTCTTCAGGTTCATATTTACATTTTAAATTTAAAGCTTTAGCGAAGTCTTTAAAAAAGTTTTTAACAAAAGTTTTATCGTTAACATATTTTGTTCCAAGTTTTTTAACCCAAGCTACAGCCATTTCTTCTTGTTCAGGAGTAAGCTTAATTTTTTCACCCTTAAAAGTTATAGAGAAACCTTTAGCTTCATAAATTGGAACCAATACCCCATTATGAATTAACTCTTTCATTAATCATCATCCATTAAACTGAAAATTTTTAGTGTTTACGTTAGAAATTCACTTTTGACCCCGTTAACTATAGTGTTTTTAATTTTTATTAGATGGTTTAAACGTTTGATTTTTTGCATAGAAACTTATTAATTTTATTTCACTCTTTAAAATAAATCTTAGTTATAAAGATAATGAAGAATAATCAGTAATTTTAAATGAGTTGAGTTAAACTTGAAAAACTTTAAAGAATTTATTGCAAAAAAAATTAAGGAAAAGAAAAGCGTGCTTTGCGTAGGTTTTGATCCTGCTTTACCAACTCAAAGGGAAAAAAATGTTATTCCAAAAGACTATTTAATTAATTCAGATGAAAATGAAGCTAGATTAAATTTTTGTTTAGATTTAATCGATGAAATTTCAGATTTCTGCGTTGCTATAAAGGTTAATGAACAATATGTTAAAGGTTTTTCATTAATTCATCATAAAGCTTTAACAAGCAAAGCAAGCGAGAAAGGATTAAGTTTAATATACGATTTTAAATTAGGTGATATTGAAGATAGCGTTGAAGCGGCTTTATTTCATATTAAAAAATGGGGTTACAACGCTATTACAGTAAATCCTTTCCCTGGAAATTTAAAATACGTAATAGAGAAAGCTAAAAGCAACAATATAGGAGTATTAACTTTAACTTTAATGTCGAATCCTGAATCAGGAAAATACTTTAAACAATCCAAAATTAATGGTAAACCTGTTTATTTAGCAGTAGCTGA
This is a stretch of genomic DNA from Candidatus Bathyarchaeota archaeon. It encodes these proteins:
- a CDS encoding orotidine 5'-phosphate decarboxylase; the protein is MKNFKEFIAKKIKEKKSVLCVGFDPALPTQREKNVIPKDYLINSDENEARLNFCLDLIDEISDFCVAIKVNEQYVKGFSLIHHKALTSKASEKGLSLIYDFKLGDIEDSVEAALFHIKKWGYNAITVNPFPGNLKYVIEKAKSNNIGVLTLTLMSNPESGKYFKQSKINGKPVYLAVAEEVKAFNGDGCIIGLGKHVSEEDIKEVRQIIGEEKIILFPGVGAQKGDPEKAIKNGGRNILINIGRAIIYSENPRKKAEEYNRILFSMIKTQLYK
- a CDS encoding DNA topoisomerase I; the protein is MKELIHNGVLVPIYEAKGFSITFKGEKIKLTPEQEEMAVAWVKKLGTKYVNDKTFVKNFFKDFAKALNLKCKYEPEDFDFSEIIAYVESEKKVKESLSKEERKKLAEQRKLIREANKAKYGYAIVDGERVEIGNYTVEPSSIFVGRGKHPLRGRWKPGPKQEDITLNLSPNAPIPEGNWKEIVWDPESMWIAKWRDKLTGKMKYVWLSDSSPLKQAREKEKFDKANSLDEKISEIRKHIWRNLTSEDIKQRKIATVCYLIDALKFRVGDEKDEDEADTVGATTLRPEHIKIKPNGKVLFKFLGKDSVEWRKEVKLPSLVINNLKEFIVSANSSIFDGVKSEDVNAFLSEVMPGLTAKVFRTYHGTKIVKEYLENQKVKPEDPDYIKKFIAKMANLQAAIELNHKKAPPKNWRERLKKKKERLKELKSKKLTKKRKEAIKKLKLQIKLMKETNEYNLNTSLKSYIDPRVYYEWCKKINFDWRLYYPKSLQKKFSWIENEQD